The following is a genomic window from Hippoglossus stenolepis isolate QCI-W04-F060 chromosome 14, HSTE1.2, whole genome shotgun sequence.
CTTCTACTTGTTGTAGAAGGGATCCTCAGGCAGGAGGTGCTAAAGTTAGCGTTCAGCACAAATTAACTAAAGCAATAAAGTCgttagaaaatgttcaaaattcTGGGTCAgcacataaatataataaagtgaTCAAATTACTCAAAAGCAACTGTTCACTCCAAAAAAAAGGCACTGACAGACTTTCACCCctgagctttattttgaaaattagaAATCTCCTGTATCTGCTGAGAAACTATTCCATGCATTTGTTCCATCTAGACTGGATGACTGAAGGTTCTCTTgtggttctagagtctgtaagagtagaacaggaggtagaaccttcaggctcctctcctgtggaatcagaTGAATTTTCCTGGGTTGTAATCAGACCTTGACAAGAACCACATACCTGTATTTGCAGAAGGGTAGAACTGACTGACAGCCATCTTGGTTGCCTGTTTCAGCCCAGGAGTTGGAGAGAAGAGCTGATGATTGGTTTTCTCCCTGGACTCCCTCAGCTCCTGTTCCCGTCTCAGGGCCTCCTCGATCTCCATCTCTATGAAATCTGGAGCTCCTTGTCCTCTGGACTGCAGGCCAGTGGACTCCAGGTTTTCCCTCCAAGATTGAGGCATGGTCCAGGTCAGTTTATGCTGAGGTGTCAGTGCTGGGGAGGAGGGCAAGGTGGGGTGCGATGGAGTAATTGGATCCTGGTCCAAATGTCTTGACCCCTGGACAATCAAGTCCCTTTGAGTGATGgacaactgttttttttcaggGTGTCTATGAGGACAGCAGGGAGACAAGAAGACATCTGTCTCTCCAGACACAGACGGAGGTCTTTCCTCTGCCCTCCTGTCCGTGTCTTGTTGGTCAATCTTGCACTTTACCTCCTCAAGCTGCTGTGGAACATCTAGATTGTGTTGTCCCAGGATCCCTCCCTGCTGCTGAGTTTCCTCACTAGTCTCGATCTCCTTCTGAATGTCTCGCTGAATAATGAAGCTCATACAAgtcttttctttatctttgaTCGGTCTGAGCGATGACTGTAAACGTTTGGTTTTGATTTCGACTATCTCTTTCTTGCTGTCAGCGTGCTTCAGGCCGCGAGAATGCCGCAGATTCTCCTCGCGTTCCTGAACTAATCGGATTTCCCTTTCAATTGGAGTCTCAGACTCAGCTGTGGACTTGCAGCCGATGTTTTCATGCTGAGTGTTGTCATTGAACATGCCTTCATCACTGGTGTATCCGCCGCCCACCTCCACCAACAGCTCCTCCAGGCCAGAGTCCAGGTCATCAAACacactgctcttcctcctccgacTTTCCTCAATCTGGCACCCTGTCACCTTCCTTTCTGGGTAGGTCTTATCTTCTTCTGATGGCTTAAACTGATCTGTATCGTCACTCACCTCCACACTGTCGAATGTCTCCACCTGCCTAGACAAGAACACATCAGGATCTTGCTGAAAAGATGAGTTCAGGTGTATTGCTGAGGACTTTAGAGGGTTGAGGACGGGCGTCAACAGGTCCTGCTCCATCTTCAGGAACTGTTGTCGCACAGCACTGAAGTTGATCTGCTCCTTGTTGACTGCCTCAGATTCAGCTGGTTTAGGAGGTTCTGGCCTGGAGCTCACAGGACTATAGCTCAAACTGAAACCATCTATCAGTTGGTTTGTGGATCTGCTCAGATCCAGATTCTCCAGAACATGCAGCGGATCTTTGAACATTGGGCTCTTCTTTTGTGCTTGGCTGTGAATGATCTCCTTGCGgagctgcttctcctcttcctcccccaccACTTTGATGACATGCTCTGGATCCACTTTGTACTGTGAGTCTTCTTTGCTCTCTGAGAATAGGCTCTCTggcttcctgctgctggtgtAGGTCTGTAGTTTGAATCCTTTCTCTTCCCTCAAGGTGAGCAGCTGAGCCTGCCGCTGTGGTGAAACCATCCAGGCTTCATTGAGCTCTGCTTCTTGACTCGATGGATCCTCCACAAAGGAGTAGAAGCCACAGTGAGAGCCTGAACTACTGCTGGGGCTGCTGGGGCCGCTGGGTTGCCACTCGTCACTGATGCTCCCTCTGTCCGGGGACCCATCGTCCTGCTGGGAAGCACAGACCACCAAATGGTTGCTAGTGACGGAGATGTTGTCTGAGCTGAAGACTGGACTGTCCAGGTCAGGGGCGTCACCTCGGGTGGGGCCGGCAATGGTCCGCAGGTCTGAGGGTTGCAGCAGGGGTGACAGAGGCTTCAGAATCCACCTCCTTGGGGTGCTATCCATGATCACAGGGGGAGCTGCAGGAgtagctgcaggaggagctgcaggagtagctgcaggaggagctgcaggaggagctgcaggaggggctgcagggggagctgcaggaggagctgcaggaggggCTGCAGGAGGCGCTGTGGAGACGGTGGGTGATGATTTTGATGGACAAAGATGGCGACCAGAACTGAAGAGTCAATTCATGCTGACGATCattctttaaaacaacaatagaTAGGATGGTTACAAGTTGATATACAATGAAttcaaataatattaataaaattattatcattagcaTCATTACATCTTGTTTCATTATAACAATTAGTTTGACGGAGATGAAATTGCACCCCCCCGATCCCCCAAATCCGCTGTGatttacacaaatacaataaattgAATCCTATCTTATGGAAGTTGAGCTAGTTACTATGGCAACATTAGAGAGGATGAGTTGGTTAGTATGAGAACAGCAGCGAGCATTTGTTGGTTTCTATGGAAACAGCTAAGACCACAGGCTGGTTTCCATGGAAAGGGGTTTGTTATTCTTGAAACGGCAGTGAGGACAGGTCACTGGTTTCTATGGAAACAGCAGCATCAAGCACAGGATCTTATGAACTCTGGATGATGTTGTTTTACACGTGAGCTGGTTAAGTAATGATGAGCTGATCGATCAGTGATGACACAGGAAGTTCACTGAAATCATGTGACTGAACAGCTGGATTCACTTTATTatcacatctgtgttttaaatgactGAAACTTTAAATCACTGATGAACCTTAAATCTACATGAATCTTAACTAGGTCAAAGGTTCAGACGATGTCACAGAGATAGAACCTCTCTCAGTAACTGGagtggaaagtaactaagtacatttactcaagttcTCTACTTAATTTAACTTGAGTAAATCATGTGAGTGCTCAATGGTTTAATGTAACTAGTTACTGATAAGAGTCTGCTGCTCGATTCACAAATTAAAGCTGCAGATATTTCCTGAAACACACTAAGGAAATATGGACGTGTAATATGTATCATGTGACAGGTCATGagtaacatttaacatttaacataatACACGGACCGTGTGTAAAACGTCTATTTCAGGTTTTTGTGTCACAATCGTTTTAGTTCAGGCTGTTAGTCTCTGATAAGTCAGTCTGTTGGTGggctgatacacacacacacacacacacacacacacacacacacacacacacacacacacacacacacacacacacacacacacacacacacacacacacacacacacacacacacacacacacacacacacacacacacacacacaggttgaatggagaagaggtcagaggtcaaccgTTACAATACATCAGTAAATCTGAACAGCGCCACATTCAGGACAAACCGTGTTAGGCCTGGAAAACGTTAGATTAGTACTTCTTACGTAAGGCCATTTACTGGAttgctgatgacatcacagatcATGTGACTGCTCTGATGTCAGGGACCATGAACTcttagtttttaaataaaagatttggTGTTTGTAGTGAACTCAACAGCAGGAACATTACTAAGACTGTTACattgaaaattattttacattaaagatttaatgtaaaattaaaaaagagcaGCCGAACACTTATGATCATATATGTGTCGTATTGAAGTCAGAggtcaaatattataaattattgtCTTACATCGTTAAAAGTTGCACATCTAATTAAAACTGTTGATTATTGAACATGATTCTCTTaccttcagtttcctgctgcagcaaaAACTGTCTGAACAACAACTGACAAAGTTCATCTATCAGTCTATCATCTCATCTGAGGCCCCACCCATCACACTGACCACGCCCatctgacacacacgcacgcacacaaacacacacacacacatatacacattcacaagtcattatcatttatatatttagtgtatatatacatttatttcaatttatttatgGTTGAGGTCAATATCAGATCAGAAAACTTGTTCATGGCACTGAAGTCaatgtaaaatgatttaatcAATTTAATCAATTTGTAAATtaatgatataaattatattaCAGTATGGATGTAGTCGTCTTActataaatagattttattttcattaaatcatatacattttgttgtatttagcGTTTTTATTACTAAATTGTTGATTTAagtcaacaaattaaaaaaaagttgaaatggTGTTTCTGTTGTTCCTCCACTGACCGCCCGGTGGCAGCGTTACGTCATGTGTACTGCTGACGtaacagaagaagaagtctGTGCGCTGATTGGTCTCTGACTGGGGCGTGAGGCAGTGACGTGAACAGAGAGGAAAGATGGCGGCGGTGACCAGAGGCTCGTTCAGTGCGCTCAGACGGCTGGTGAGGAAATAACAAGTGTGACCGCTTCAGATGCTAAAGTCATGTCCTCACCCGGTTAGCTCTCTAGCTTAGCCCGTTAGCTGCCGTGCTAACTCCGATGCTAACGCTTACTGGTTGAAATACAAACTAAAAGTACACGCTAACCCACCGACTGGTTGTTAGCTTCAGTTAGCATACTGCAGTTGCAGAAGAAATCAAACTGTATTGATTCAAGGCGGGAAAGTTGAGTTTAACATCAATGagaaacaatacaaacacaacaagagacaaacagtaaacaacaacacaggggTCAAACAGCGGCTACAGGCTAAAGGCTAACAACTGCAGGAGAGACTGAACCGGAACTGTGAACGAGCTTTAAAGCTGCGTTCCAGACAACTCGGATATTCCGACCTCCTACTTAAAAACGTGCAGTGGACTGCTCACAGTCGGAGTTCGAACTTGTGAACTCGGGGAAACTTCATCTACCCCTAGTTCATGGAGCAGCGGTTGTCTGGCGTCATCACCGTGCACCGGAACGCTTGGAAGTCGGAATATCCGAGTTGTCGGGAACGCAGCTTATGTCATCAGTGACGTCAGTGTTGTACCTGACTCTACCTGTGTTAATAAAGTTTTGATGTGATTGTCTTCCGGTCAGCTGACTCATCAGTACCGCGGCAGGTGCTTCCGGCTGCAGAGCCTCAGGTCACAGCGCGTTCTGCCGCTGCTCGCGGTCACACGTGACAGAGATGAGTGGACGTTCAGCTGCAGGACGCTGCACGCGGCTGTGGGTGAGTCCAGACCCGGGTCCTCCCGGGTCCTCACAGGTCCTCACAGGTCCTCTAACACTgtctgtgcttttattgtgaaagtctgAACTTCCTGTGCTCGCATCACATCGAACCACATTCCGGTTTTCAGGAATCAGGAAGTTGACAGACTGTAATTCAAACTTGCAACAAAACTTTATTCACTTAAGAAGTGGCAGCATGCCACCTGTACACTGTCCAATCAGAGACACACCACTGTCCTGAGACACTGTCCAATCAGAGACACACTGTCAAATAGGGCTTCACAATATTATGAAAACATGTGATATGCGATAATGTTGTTGAAAAACGCAATGAGGATATGACTAAACAAATGcataaagggatagttcacagaaaactgaaaattcacTCATGTCCTCAGCACTATGatgggggggtgaagtgtttgagtccacaaaacacttttggagtttcaggtgtaaacagtgttgcagcagaatccaacacAACTGAAGTCGATagtgaccaaagcttcagacgtaataaaacaacagataaaaaacacaacatgcctccatgcagctcctgtgatgtcatcaaggttccgtaagccccgacattcacattcgactcgaaacgacgTCATTTAAACCAGGTTTTTAACCTGAATgtctctgatatcttcctacgaggtgcgTTAAcggaccctcggacacaccatcGTGTTGCTACTTACGCTAGCTTAGCCTTGATGATGTCTTCTGATATGTAGTGTGTTCTGTCCTCAGCAAGTCGAGGACCCATCGTCCAGTTCAAACTATCGGACATCGGAGAGGGAATCATGGAGGTGACGGTGAAGGAGTGGTAAGTACTGAGAGAACCTCCCTAACAATAAAACTGCCCCTGtgacatcatcttcatcaagacCTGTTCTTGTCCTTCAGGTACGTGAAGGAGGGCGATAAAGTTTCTCAGTTTGACAGCATCTGTGAGGTTCAGAGCGACAAGGCGTCCGTCACCATCACCAGCCGCTATGACGGTGTCATCAAGAAACTCTACTACGACGTGGACGGCACTGCGTTAGTGGGCAAACCGCTGGTGGACATCGAGACGGAGTCCCGTTCAGGTGAGACGACCTCATGTCCTGGTTTTAGTGTGGACCCGAGTTCAAATCCAGACTCACTGGTCTGTTGTGGTTCAGAGGTGATCCAGGAGGAGGACGTGGTCGAGACACCCGCTATGGCTCGAGAAGAACACACCCACCAGGAAATCAAAGGACACAAGACCCAGGCCACACCCGCCGTGAGACGCCTTGCCATGGAGAACAACGTGAGTCCGTCCTCAGTCCTCCTCAGTCTGTCTCCAGTCAGTCCTTAGTCCTCCTCAATTTGTCCTCAGtccatcctcatcctctgcATAAGTATAACCTGGTCTTGGTTTTACTTTGTCCTCTCAGATAAAGCTAAGTGAGGTGGTGGGGACAGGTAAAGATGGACGGATCCTGAAGGAAGACATCCTCAACTACCTGGCGAAGCAGACGGGAGCCATCTTACCTCCGACCCCAGTTCACGAGATCCAGACTCCAGGACTGGCCCAGGTTGCTGCCGCCAGGCCCGTGAGCACTCCGGCTGCCATCAAACCCCCGCCCACGACATCCAAACCCGTCTTCACCGGGAAGGACGTCACAGAGCCCCTGAAAGGTTAGAGGTCATCAGTGAATTAAACCAGACGGCTCAGGTTGAACCACAATGTTATCATGATGACTTTAATCCTGAATTAAACCCAGACTGTAGTCATGACCTTGATCCAGACTGAAATCCAGATTTGAATCCAGATTTTAATTAAgtctgaagtccagacattgaATCAtaatttttatttgtgaaggACAAACTGCaatgtaaagagctttgagtggacTAGAAAAGatcatataaatacagatcatttaccaATGTAATCCAGACTTTGACCCAGATCGTAATCTGATCAGAGTGTGAGCAGTTTCAGTCGCTGaactaaatattattttctggAGGTTTCCACAAAGCGATGGTGAAGACGATGACGGCGGCGTTGATGATTCCTCACTTTGGTTACTGTGACGAGGTCGATTTGAGCCGCCTGGTGGCGCTGAGAGGTGAACTCAGATCAGTGGCTGAAGGTCGAGGGGTCAAACTCAGCTACATGCCCTTCTTCATCAAGGTAACACAGGACGTTACGAGGTGCATGCTGATTGTGTCCTAATGACTTGTTTtcggtgtttattgttaaagtgtaaagtgagcgcaggtcagaggagtgaggaggaaacagactccgacACAGACCGGACcttttaatgtgcgtctgttcCTGAAGCAGCgatattataattattcagcagaGTCCACGTCACGGTGCATCTAAGAGACGTGTCCACAGCTCAGGGGTCTCATTCATcaccgttgcgtacgcacaaaacggggcctgaaacgtgcgtacgccacttctcacgcaaacgttgggatttatcaaaacaaacttgacgggaaaatttgcgtatttccacgcaaactctgacccatgcgtacgaacgttttggagacgggaaagtggcgacgcagacgtgaggtggtgaactgaagacagattattgatccacttcctcatttacattaaaagcaacagctttagttgtgctcgcgcgacatttctgttccacacgaaccttttaattaaaaaatatataaaacaacttaaagcaaattacgttcagattccatttaACAGCAGAGTTACGGAtccgagtcattaatagtttttaataatatcttctaacactgtgcgtgtatcattagatcactgcagtgaacgtgactgtgccatcaggcgcacagagcgacctggagatcactgacaagaaatgaagaaactttccaaataatatcccagagtggaggtgaggatccactgatgtgagggaatcagtccgatgctctaaataaataaatactgccgtgacactggtgcggggttctgcgtgatgtgtgcatgcgaatgaaggatgaggaagaatagagggttcagcgatgtctgatcagctgatatagattctatagatctgtgatctttgtgctgaactgagtccagtatcacacagatcgaccgacggaaccgaaccatcccagtacaaacacgagcatataataataattctgttaaattctatagattgaggacatcacagctgtctctgaatttaataatcctgcagttttggatgattaaaatacgaacATGAGATACAACAGGTTCCCTCAAAttctcagtgtgtttttttttttgcctccacctttgaattagatctttttttatttcaggctccgttctttctatcgtcttcactctcactccccgtattatccacagcagcagcagagtatcagtgtattttatttattagtgacatcactgctgtcccataaaatcgctcttcacccccacctcactaacaaacacatcgatgtcagtttcagaaagtttcgcttcctcttctcatcgcttgatgccgcGACTCCGtcaggactcacggtggaaacccattggtcagcaggataatttaatattcatgccgtGCTTTGCATTAACCATTTATGGTTGgaagtgggcgtgtggagggcggatttggaagcagatccacgtacgaacgtttccaggtggactgtgatttataaagcgaacattgcgttcaggtgtgcgtgcgcacggttttataaattgGAATTTCCTttggcgtacgccatttccggcttttgggcgtacgtacacttttagtGTGAATCCTACgcaatgtttgataaatgagaccccagcTCTGTGCAAGACACAGCATTCACCGCCTCACTTATTGCAGCCAAGGTTTAATTTTTCTCAAACATCATCACTTTCAAGGACACGCTACAGaaaagtgtgtattttgtgtcgCCCACAATTCCTGCTGTTGTgagattcttgtgttttttaccttttaggGGGCGTCTCCTAACCCAGCACACCGCTCTCTTCATGACAAACACatgtccttatatggagaaaGAGGCGTGGCAGTATGCTAATTGCAGAGAGCGGACACGTGCCTGTAaatttagaatgattctgattcacaaacatacgcaTGGTGGTGAGAACGAAATCGGCTGATGCGCACGTGTCATGAATCCGGCTGCGATTTTGCGCACGCACTTATTTTGTGCGGggagtaagaacatttctgtgcacgtgttagtaaatgaggcccattgaCGCTGTGCTCTCATTGGCTCAGGCTGCCTCCCTGGGTCTCCTACACTTTCCGATCCTGAACGCTTCGCTGGATGACAGCTGCCAGAACATCACCTACAAGGTAGCGTGCGAGTCAGTAGATCAGTTACACATGAAAGTTTTGGTTCACACGAATCTGAGCTCTGTGGCTCCACGTCATCTGCTGTGGTGGTGGCGGTCATGACGGTGTTTCCTGTTCCTCAGGCATCTCATAACATCGGGCTGGCGATGGACACAAGTCAGGGTCTGCTGGTTCCCAACGTGAAGAACGTGCAGCTGCTCAGTGTGTTCGACATCGCACAGGAACTGAACCGTCTGCAGGGGCTGGGGTCAATTGGCCAGCTGGGAACCAATGAGCTGAGCGGAGGAACCTTCACGCTGTCGAACATCGGATCAGTGAGTCCAGCTATGTAACTAATACGTAACTAACGCGCATCTAATATTTAACTAACACACAAGTATGTTGCTACTCGAGATGAAACGGTATGAAACAATTATTGTGACCTAAATTATCACAGTTATCAGTATTATCGCTGAATTGTTCAAATGTTctgtaaatgttcaaaaatGATTGATACACAAACTAGTAATTTTATAATGACAATTTATACTATCAATAAAACTGATGatagtattttcattatttattgaagGTTGACAACTTGTTACGTTAAGTGCAGACGTCGACCCCACATGTCAGATTTGGGACAAAATATCAGAGTTTGTTAAACATGCAATGTGGCAACAGTGGATGTTAGCATTTGTTAGCAATGACCAGAAATACTAACAGTTCTGTTACAGCTTCACCTGAtgctgcttcctccatgtttttattaaatcaaatcaaattttatttgtagagcccatattcacaaatcacaatttgtctcaggctttaacaaggtgagacatcctctgttcttaaccctcaacaagagagtttttaaaacacaacaaatactgCACCTGCATCTTCAAGACCTTTTGACTTtggttgatgttgatgttggaCAGAATCAACTAAATCATCAGTGTTTCctctaggattttttttttagcagcccccccccccaaaataaataaattaatagatAATAAAATCAATAGTGATATTATTTTGACGCTCTCCACATCAATGCACCAAGGCTTGTGTGTTAAAGAAACGGATTAGTTTAGGCCCGGCTCTCTTAGCAGCACCACTAAAGAGAaaactgatgttttctaatcgtcacacttagaactgatctttataaacatctactgaattcatatttatgttcctggataaacggggtgTCGCTTCTTCGTTTTTACTTaccaaaagtgtgtgtgtgtgtgtgtgtgtgtgtgtgtgtgtgtgtgtgtgtgtgtgtgtgtgtgtgtgtgtgtgtgtgtgtgtgtgtgtgtgtgtgtgtgtgtgtgtgtgtgtgtgtgtgtgtgtgtgtgtgtgtacccatcTCTTGCTCTGTACACAAATTTAAACATTGATTGACAACTACATTACGACACAGCAGTGacacctctgacctctgtctgtcGTCTGATTGGTGTCCGTCAGATCGGGGGGACGTACGCCAAACCGGTGATCCTTCCAACAGAGGTCGCCATCGGAGCTCTGGGGAAAATCCAGGTGGGTCCAGTTACGACACACTTCCTGTCCCTGAACTTTCCATCGCCATGGTCTTCATCAGCCcagttaccatgacaacagaaTGATGCGTCCTCCACAAGATAAACATCAGTGTCTAGATTAATAATCATATCAAACTGATCAATGAGCAATAACTATGTTCACGCCTACTTCATGTTCCTGTTAAGGTTCTTCCTCGGTTCGACGCCGGCGGTCAGGTGGTCCCGGCTCGCATCATGAAGGTCAGCTGGTCGGCAGATCATCGCATCATCGACGGTGCCACCATGAGTCGCTTCTCCAACCTGTGGAGGGAGTACCTGGAGAACCCGGCGAGCATGGTGCTGGACCTGAAATAAAGAGGATTGTTTCCCATCAGCCCCGGGAGATGGAGATGCCACACGATCAGACcttcacccctcctccccccgcCGACTTCGCCTCATCTTTCTGGACGCCTTCACCTTTGATGGCCATCGTTTCCTTGTTGCCTTTGAGCGGGGGGGTGGCTGAGGTCAGTCTGTCAGTCATGTTGTTTTCATGATGACTTATCAACCGCAGAGATTAGAGGTTAAAGTGAACTCCTGGTTCAATAATCGATCTGCAATAAATTTACCAGAAACTATATTCAAAACACCCTCCCACCCCGcccattaataataataataataataattattaatcaTGACATTGGAGGCAGTCATCATCtgcatcatcaacatcatcatctgtgtctccAGGAAACAGATGTGGA
Proteins encoded in this region:
- the LOC118121350 gene encoding mitotic interactor and substrate of PLK1 isoform X2, which codes for MDSTPRRWILKPLSPLLQPSDLRTIAGPTRGDAPDLDSPVFSSDNISVTSNHLVVCASQQDDGSPDRGSISDEWQPSGPSSPSSSSGSHCGFYSFVEDPSSQEAELNEAWMVSPQRQAQLLTLREEKGFKLQTYTSSRKPESLFSESKEDSQYKVDPEHVIKVVGEEEEKQLRKEIIHSQAQKKSPMFKDPLHVLENLDLSRSTNQLIDGFSLSYSPVSSRPEPPKPAESEAVNKEQINFSAVRQQFLKMEQDLLTPVLNPLKSSAIHLNSSFQQDPDVFLSRQVETFDSVEVSDDTDQFKPSEEDKTYPERKVTGCQIEESRRRKSSVFDDLDSGLEELLVEVGGGYTSDEGMFNDNTQHENIGCKSTAESETPIEREIRLVQEREENLRHSRGLKHADSKKEIVEIKTKRLQSSLRPIKDKEKTCMSFIIQRDIQKEIETSEETQQQGGILGQHNLDVPQQLEEVKCKIDQQDTDRRAEERPPSVSGETDVFLSPCCPHRHPEKKQLSITQRDLIVQGSRHLDQDPITPSHPTLPSSPALTPQHKLTWTMPQSWRENLESTGLQSRGQGAPDFIEMEIEEALRREQELRESREKTNHQLFSPTPGLKQATKMAVSQFYPSANTDKPVSLCYSSPCPPVRLSSISFITAQPWTSSPPTPRSSTSSPVVAPSGPLPLRGLTETLLQNFEDRRVKLKLEESSESSRLTT
- the LOC118121350 gene encoding mitotic interactor and substrate of PLK1 isoform X1; the protein is MDSTPRRWILKPLSPLLQPSDLRTIAGPTRGDAPDLDSPVFSSDNISVTSNHLVVCASQQDDGSPDRGSISDEWQPSGPSSPSSSSGSHCGFYSFVEDPSSQEAELNEAWMVSPQRQAQLLTLREEKGFKLQTYTSSRKPESLFSESKEDSQYKVDPEHVIKVVGEEEEKQLRKEIIHSQAQKKSPMFKDPLHVLENLDLSRSTNQLIDGFSLSYSPVSSRPEPPKPAESEAVNKEQINFSAVRQQFLKMEQDLLTPVLNPLKSSAIHLNSSFQQDPDVFLSRQVETFDSVEVSDDTDQFKPSEEDKTYPERKVTGCQIEESRRRKSSVFDDLDSGLEELLVEVGGGYTSDEGMFNDNTQHENIGCKSTAESETPIEREIRLVQEREENLRHSRGLKHADSKKEIVEIKTKRLQSSLRPIKDKEKTCMSFIIQRDIQKEIETSEETQQQGGILGQHNLDVPQQLEEVKCKIDQQDTDRRAEERPPSVSGETDVFLSPCCPHRHPEKKQLSITQRDLIVQGSRHLDQDPITPSHPTLPSSPALTPQHKLTWTMPQSWRENLESTGLQSRGQGAPDFIEMEIEEALRREQELRESREKTNHQLFSPTPGLKQATKMAVSQFYPSANTDKPVSLCYSSPCPPVRLSSISFITAQPWTSSPPTPRSSTSSPVVAPSGPLPLRGLTETLLQNFEDRRVKLKLEESSYAGIQPIDDVNNEVVESTRVILHKNQRAMRWEAGVFTNQKDQQD
- the LOC118121350 gene encoding mitotic interactor and substrate of PLK1 isoform X3, producing MDSTPRRWILKPLSPLLQPSDLRTIAGPTRGDAPDLDSPVFSSDNISVTSNHLVVCASQQDDGSPDRGSISDEWQPSGPSSPSSSSGSHCGFYSFVEDPSSQEAELNEAWMVSPQRQAQLLTLREEKGFKLQTYTSSRKPESLFSESKEDSQYKVDPEHVIKVVGEEEEKQLRKEIIHSQAQKKSPMFKDPLHVLENLDLSRSTNQLIDGFSLSYSPVSSRPEPPKPAESEAVNKEQINFSAVRQQFLKMEQDLLTPVLNPLKSSAIHLNSSFQQDPDVFLSRQVETFDSVEVSDDTDQFKPSEEDKTYPERKVTGCQIEESRRRKSSVFDDLDSGLEELLVEVGGGYTSDEGMFNDNTQHENIGCKSTAESETPIEREIRLVQEREENLRHSRGLKHADSKKEIVEIKTKRLQSSLRPIKDKEKTCMSFIIQRDIQKEIETSEETQQQGGILGQHNLDVPQQLEEVKCKIDQQDTDRRAEERPPSVSGETDVFLSPCCPHRHPEKKQLSITQRDLIVQGSRHLDQDPITPSHPTLPSSPALTPQHKLTWTMPQSWRENLESTGLQSRGQGAPDFIEMEIEEALRREQELRESREKTNHQLFSPTPGLKQATKMAVSQFYPSANTVCRNPAD
- the dbt gene encoding lipoamide acyltransferase component of branched-chain alpha-keto acid dehydrogenase complex, mitochondrial, which gives rise to MAAVTRGSFSALRRLLTHQYRGRCFRLQSLRSQRVLPLLAVTRDRDEWTFSCRTLHAAVASRGPIVQFKLSDIGEGIMEVTVKEWYVKEGDKVSQFDSICEVQSDKASVTITSRYDGVIKKLYYDVDGTALVGKPLVDIETESRSEVIQEEDVVETPAMAREEHTHQEIKGHKTQATPAVRRLAMENNIKLSEVVGTGKDGRILKEDILNYLAKQTGAILPPTPVHEIQTPGLAQVAAARPVSTPAAIKPPPTTSKPVFTGKDVTEPLKGFHKAMVKTMTAALMIPHFGYCDEVDLSRLVALRGELRSVAEGRGVKLSYMPFFIKAASLGLLHFPILNASLDDSCQNITYKASHNIGLAMDTSQGLLVPNVKNVQLLSVFDIAQELNRLQGLGSIGQLGTNELSGGTFTLSNIGSIGGTYAKPVILPTEVAIGALGKIQVLPRFDAGGQVVPARIMKVSWSADHRIIDGATMSRFSNLWREYLENPASMVLDLK